The Portunus trituberculatus isolate SZX2019 chromosome 50, ASM1759143v1, whole genome shotgun sequence genome includes the window gagagagagagagagagagagagagagagagagagagagagagagagagagagaatatcaaacacacaaaacatccttCCTATTACCACCAAATACGCGAGAGAAATGACGTGTAATCTGAAAAAATACGCGCCCAAAACTTGTTCCTATTACTTCACTGCCTGAAGAGCCGAGTCACAGCCGGGCGGTCAACAGCGGCGCGGCGGCGGGTGCTTGGCAGGTCGCTGGGGGGCGTCATTGGGCTATAAATGGCGGAGGCTTTGGAAAGGACCGCCAGAGACCATCCGACACTCATTCCAGAAACACCCACTCAAGGTAACTCCGTCAGCGCCTGAggcaggaggaaatgaaagatgatgTGTATTGTTATTATGGAGGGACGTGTAGGAGTGAGATGAGTAGTAATTGAGATTGTGGTGCCGTgtgatcagtcagtcagtcagtcagtcagtcagtcagttaattaagTTCAAGAGTACTGTAGGAAGGATTAGAACTGACATCTTATTTAGGAATCAGAAAGAAAGGACATTTCCTTATTATGGTTTAAGAAAGCATGCATGTAGAGGACCTTAAGAGGAcatttccattccttttatACTAGTTTGATAAGGGAAGCTGATGTGATGTAGGAAGATACACATTTAGCCACTGTTCCCGCCAAGATGGTGTCCCGAGGCGTGGctgtggcggcggcagtggcggtggtgctgaGCGTGGTGGCGACAGTGCGTGCCGAGCCGGGCCTCTTCAAGGGAGGCTGCCGTCCTCACGTCAAATACGTCCCGCACTACACCACGGTGCTTCAGAAGGTCAGTAACGCCTGCAGTGGTCTGGCAAAATAGTGAACACAACACCTGTAGTAACGAGAATACACACGCAAGGTTAGTGGACGCCTGCACTGCTTTGACAGATTAGTGAACGCAACGCTTATATGAATTAGAACACAGGTGCAAATCCCTAATGAGTTCAGTTAAGGCTTGTAGTGGTCTAGCGTATAATTAGTGAACCGAACACTTGTATTAACTAGAACTCTACCTTCGACTTGAATTGTTTGAAGGTTAAGATTTGAAGACACTTGTTTTCAATTTTGcagatttcttcttttttattgctttctgTTGGGATTGAAACTTTTGTAAATTACTTTTTGTTGCTGCTGGCCAGAGCGCATCTCACACAGGGTAGCTGAGCTGCCCGAAGAGCGCCACTGTGGAATCTTCAAACGTTTTTGGCAAGGAACTGAGGATGACCCGGAGTGATGAAGCTATTTCCACTATTTGCCATCAAGTGCTTCGCGCATTGAGTGTCAGACTATCTAAAcacatttctttccccttccactcTCGACTTACAAAGATGAGTCATCCTTATGGAAAAGTGCACTGCATCGGGCTCCTACTTGATTATGAACAGGGTGCGTTAATAAACCGACCTTAAGTGTCTGATTAAGTAAACCACGTCTCCTCCACTCAGAGTAAATAAGGAACATAATAATGTCCCACGAGTTTCAAACAAGGCCTGTGTTTCAGCGTTTTCTTTAAGTAATTCCAGCAGGCTGTAATGAaaagttttgctgtttttcatagtatttttcttatctatttgtttattatctAAGATTCTCGTAGCAATTTAGCAAGTATTCTACATCCTTCGTGGAAAAAAGCCCATGAAAATCAAACTAATCTTCTCTAACCAGATACCTACGAGTTTAAGGtttaagatattttcttttccaattgTCTAAGTTTTCTCAGCGGATGAATGTTTAGATGTCAAGGAGCCAAGTGCCTTCCTGTACGGCGCTCCACTCTACAGACTCTTAGCGGCTAATGGACACCACCTCCCTTGCTTTGGCAGTAATGGTAATGAGAGATCAGTGCGTTtcagaataaaaggaaataagtaataaaaatttCTACGTAAGATTCTCCAGGAACTGTTTGATATCAAGAAGAGCAGCGCCTTTGTGTCGAATCCTCACATCAAGAGCCTCGAGTCTGTGGCCAATGAACATCCGAGGCTGACGTGGAGGCTCAACACGCAGCTCACCATGAACCATTACCATGAACACCAGCACCATTAGTGGCCATTGACAGTGACCGTCCCTTGCCTCGCAGGTGCCGGTCTACCACACCGTCTACAGGGAGAAGATCGTGCCCGCGCCCATCTACAAGACCCAGTACAAGACCCTCTACCACACGCAGTACCACACACAGTTCGTGCCAAAGTACGTCACCAACACCAACTACAACACCAAGGTCCAGTACGTGCCGGAGTACACTACGCAGTACCACACGCAGTACCAGCCCAAGTACGTGCCCAAGACAGAGTACGTGCCCAAGTATGTCTCCAAGACCCAGTACCACACGGAGTACTACACACAGACGCAGTACAAGACGGTCTACAACACCCAGTACGTGCCTGAGTACGTGACGAAGAAGGACGTGCAGTACCAGACCAGGTACCACACCCAGTACGT containing:
- the LOC123499720 gene encoding adhesive plaque matrix protein-like, with translation MVSRGVAVAAAVAVVLSVVATVRAEPGLFKGGCRPHVKYVPHYTTVLQKVPVYHTVYREKIVPAPIYKTQYKTLYHTQYHTQFVPKYVTNTNYNTKVQYVPEYTTQYHTQYQPKYVPKTEYVPKYVSKTQYHTEYYTQTQYKTVYNTQYVPEYVTKKDVQYQTRYHTQYVPQYQTVVKTQLNYKTYCPESSYGSY